In Aegilops tauschii subsp. strangulata cultivar AL8/78 chromosome 3, Aet v6.0, whole genome shotgun sequence, one genomic interval encodes:
- the LOC109768873 gene encoding oil body-associated protein 2B: MSSSDQNPAPTPASGTGGTAPPPGRPTTVSSQAIDMGAQVLQPLKPVRQMKQHACSFALYAHDMHRQLEVHHFVSRLNQDVLQCAVYDSDKPSARLIGVEYIVSDKIFEDLPPEEQRLWHSHAYEVKAGLWTDVGVPEMLQTSEMARMAKTYGKFWCTWQVDRGDRLPLGAPALMMSPQAVEPGRVRAELVRARDERCKVDSSARGLKAQRVEMDEPEWINPNADYWRLHGKGFAVDVTATEMKQHAPFP, encoded by the exons ATGTCCTCCAGTGATCAGAACCCAGCGCCCACGCCCGCCTCGGGCACCGGcgggacggcgccgccgccgggcAGGCCGACCACGGTCTCCTCGCAGGCGATCGACATGGGCGCTCAGGTGCTGCAGCCGTTGAAGCCGGTGCGCCAGATGAAGCAGCACGCGTGCAGCTTCGCGCTGTACGCGCATGACATGCACCGGCAGCTCGAGGTCCACCACTTCGTCTCCCGCCTCAACCAAGACGTCCTCCAGTGCGCCGTCTACGACTCCGACAAGCCCTCGGCCCGCCTCATCG GTGTGGAGTACATCGTGTCGGACAAAATCTTCGAGGACCTGCCGCCGGAGGAGCAGAGGCTGTGGCACTCGCACGCCTACGAGGTCAAGGCCGGGCTGTGGACCGACGTGGGCGTGCCGGAGATGCTGCAGACCTCGGAGATGGCCAGGATGGCCAAGACGTACGGCAAGTTCTGGTGCACGTGGCAGGTGGACCGCGGCGACCGGCTGCCACTCGGCGCGCCGGCGCTCATGATGTCGCCGCAGGCCGTGGAGCCGGGCCGGGTGCGCGCCGAGCTGGTGCGCGCACGCGACGAGAGGTGCAAGGTGGACAGCTCGGCTCGCGGGCTCAAGGCTCAGAGGGTGGAGATGGATGAGCCGGAGTGGATCAACCCAAACGCCGACTACTGGCGGCTGCACGGCAAGGGGTTCGCCGT